A genomic segment from Streptomyces antibioticus encodes:
- a CDS encoding SpoIIE family protein phosphatase: MTDVVDADTGATRSDSAPPRAEIALKTVTAAPATPERTRRVLEQALVFSGAALAAVYLRGDDGRTLCLAESAGVPRTLYGLREGYPVDGLSPAAEAHRTGRPLWLGPAELAGFPDARRMPVRDIHLAALPVPGGGGCLLAMGERPAGFGPDDRTALALVAEALARTAGPAAGTGAAESETPHGNAFSLAMDSGRVEVGDDLLDLFGLEREAFDGRVETLLGLTVPEDLPSLMSVVEADHMSIGERELEFRVLRPDGPPRWLRLRGRLLPGGEGRPVRLAGTVADASALRPEVTDVARVQKLAAALATAGTVRDVGQAVVAALRKPLRADRIALAELENDRLVVTVLDPPAPESWPELWQSEWRTEWPDAPVRAMPTLAAALRDGRARIWPAGSADLEPALAEVGPGGLAVLPLPGVGRMAGACLIGWDTPHDFGPDERALLTASAGLAGQALTRAHAFDAEHELVAMLQRQLLPRRLPKLPGGVAVARYLPATAGLEVGGDWYDVIPLPDHHVALVIGDVQGHSAGAATLMGQMRTALRAYAAEGHPPDVVVAHANRLLMELETDLFATCCYVDVDMEAGTAWCVRAGHPPPVLRHPDGATDIAEADGGPPLGVLDRAEFPMTPLRLLPGTVIALTTDGLVESAELDMDTGLDRLAHELSVSDPAHLGLVADALLGNAHRGDDVALLLMRYDGMAVRPLREGWTVWRVPEAARHARRFTKRSLRSWGVPAEAMDTALLAVSELVTNALVHTDGRVRLDLTLIHRRLRIAVTDTSPRTPVKPTHLGWESTGGRGILLVEAMSDAWGTVPVSGGKQVWCELQLTY; the protein is encoded by the coding sequence ATGACGGACGTGGTCGATGCGGATACGGGTGCGACGCGGAGCGATTCCGCACCGCCGCGTGCCGAGATCGCCCTGAAGACCGTCACCGCCGCCCCCGCCACCCCCGAGCGGACGCGCCGCGTCCTCGAACAGGCACTGGTCTTCTCGGGCGCGGCCCTCGCCGCCGTCTACCTGCGAGGCGACGACGGACGGACCCTCTGCCTGGCCGAGTCCGCCGGTGTCCCGCGCACCCTGTACGGGCTGCGCGAGGGCTACCCCGTCGACGGCCTCTCCCCGGCCGCCGAGGCGCACCGCACCGGACGCCCCCTGTGGCTGGGCCCCGCCGAGCTGGCCGGCTTCCCCGACGCGCGGCGGATGCCCGTACGGGACATCCATCTGGCGGCCCTGCCCGTACCCGGGGGCGGCGGCTGTCTGCTCGCCATGGGGGAGCGCCCCGCCGGCTTCGGCCCCGACGACCGCACCGCCCTCGCGCTCGTCGCGGAGGCCCTCGCCCGGACCGCCGGCCCCGCCGCCGGAACCGGCGCGGCCGAGAGCGAGACACCGCACGGCAACGCCTTCTCCCTCGCCATGGACTCCGGCCGGGTGGAGGTCGGCGACGACCTCCTCGACCTGTTCGGGCTGGAGCGGGAGGCGTTCGACGGGCGGGTGGAGACCCTGCTCGGGCTCACCGTCCCCGAGGACCTGCCGTCCCTGATGTCGGTGGTCGAGGCCGACCACATGTCGATCGGCGAACGCGAACTGGAGTTCCGGGTGCTGCGGCCCGACGGCCCGCCCCGCTGGCTGCGGCTGCGCGGCCGGCTGCTGCCCGGCGGGGAGGGCCGTCCGGTCCGGCTGGCCGGCACCGTCGCCGACGCCTCCGCGCTGCGCCCCGAGGTCACCGACGTCGCCCGGGTGCAGAAGCTGGCCGCCGCGCTCGCCACCGCCGGCACCGTCCGTGACGTCGGACAGGCCGTCGTCGCCGCGCTGCGCAAGCCGCTGCGCGCCGACCGGATCGCCCTGGCCGAGCTGGAGAACGACCGGCTCGTCGTCACCGTCCTCGACCCGCCCGCCCCGGAGTCCTGGCCCGAGCTGTGGCAGTCGGAGTGGCGCACCGAGTGGCCCGACGCGCCCGTGCGCGCCATGCCCACCCTCGCCGCCGCGCTGCGCGACGGCCGGGCCCGGATCTGGCCGGCCGGCTCCGCCGACCTGGAACCCGCCCTCGCCGAGGTCGGCCCCGGCGGGCTCGCCGTGCTGCCGCTGCCCGGCGTGGGCCGGATGGCCGGCGCCTGTCTGATCGGCTGGGACACCCCGCACGACTTCGGCCCCGACGAACGCGCCCTGCTCACCGCGTCCGCCGGACTCGCCGGGCAGGCGCTGACACGTGCCCACGCCTTCGACGCCGAGCACGAACTCGTCGCCATGCTTCAGCGCCAGCTCCTGCCGCGCCGGCTGCCCAAGCTCCCCGGCGGGGTCGCCGTGGCCCGCTATCTGCCCGCCACCGCGGGCCTGGAGGTCGGCGGCGACTGGTACGACGTCATCCCGCTGCCCGACCACCATGTGGCCCTGGTCATCGGGGACGTCCAGGGGCACAGCGCGGGCGCCGCCACCCTGATGGGCCAGATGCGCACCGCGCTGCGCGCCTACGCCGCCGAGGGCCACCCGCCGGACGTGGTCGTCGCCCACGCCAACCGTCTCCTCATGGAGCTGGAGACCGACCTCTTCGCCACCTGCTGCTATGTCGACGTCGACATGGAGGCCGGCACCGCCTGGTGCGTGCGCGCCGGACACCCGCCGCCCGTGCTGCGCCACCCGGACGGCGCAACCGACATCGCCGAGGCCGACGGCGGGCCCCCGCTGGGCGTGCTGGACCGGGCCGAGTTCCCGATGACCCCGCTGCGGCTGCTGCCCGGCACGGTGATCGCGCTGACCACCGACGGGCTGGTGGAGTCCGCCGAGCTGGACATGGACACCGGCCTGGACCGGCTCGCCCACGAACTGTCCGTCTCCGACCCCGCCCACCTGGGCCTCGTCGCCGACGCGCTGCTCGGCAACGCCCACCGGGGCGACGACGTGGCCCTGCTCCTGATGCGCTACGACGGCATGGCCGTCCGGCCGCTGCGGGAGGGCTGGACGGTGTGGCGGGTACCCGAGGCGGCCCGGCACGCCCGCCGCTTCACCAAGCGCTCCCTGCGGTCCTGGGGGGTGCCCGCGGAGGCCATGGACACCGCGCTGCTGGCCGTCTCCGAACTGGTCACCAACGCGCTCGTGCACACCGACGGCCGGGTCAGGCTGGACCTCACCCTGATCCACCGCCGGCTGCGGATCGCCGTCACCGACACCTCCCCGCGCACCCCCGTCAAACCCACCCATCTGGGCTGGGAGTCCACCGGCGGGCGCGGCATCCTGCTCGTGGAGGCCATGTCCGACGCCTGGGGCACGGTCCCGGTCAGCGGCGGCAAGCAGGTGTGGTGCGAACTCCAGCTCACGTACTGA
- a CDS encoding glucose-1-phosphate thymidylyltransferase, translating into MKALVLSGGAGTRLRPITHTSAKQLVPVANKAVLFYGLESIAAAGVTEVGVIVGDTADEIREAVGDGSRFGLRITYIPQERPLGLAHAVLIARDWLGDDDFVMYLGDNFIVGGITDLVDEFRRTRPDAQILLTRVPDPRAFGVAELDAAGQVVGLEEKPRAPKSDLALVGVYLFTPAIHEAVRAVRPSFRGELEITHAIQHLIDQGADVRSTIIKGYWKDTGNVVDMLEVNRTVLESLDRRIDGRVDDASETVGRVIVEAGATVVNSRLVGPVVIGAGTEVRDSYVGPFTSVAENCRITDSELEFSIVLRDSSIDGVGRIENSLIGRHVEVTPAPGVPSAHCLVLGDHSKVQIHR; encoded by the coding sequence ATGAAGGCTCTCGTGCTGTCCGGAGGTGCCGGTACCCGGCTGAGGCCGATCACCCACACCTCGGCCAAACAGCTCGTCCCCGTCGCCAACAAGGCCGTCCTCTTCTACGGCCTCGAATCCATCGCCGCCGCGGGCGTCACCGAGGTCGGGGTGATCGTCGGCGACACGGCCGACGAGATCCGCGAAGCCGTCGGCGACGGCTCCCGCTTCGGCCTGCGCATCACCTACATCCCCCAGGAACGGCCCCTCGGCCTCGCGCACGCCGTCCTGATCGCCCGCGACTGGCTCGGCGACGACGACTTCGTCATGTACCTCGGCGACAACTTCATCGTCGGCGGCATCACGGACCTCGTCGACGAGTTCCGCCGCACCCGCCCCGACGCCCAGATCCTCCTCACCCGCGTCCCCGACCCCCGCGCCTTCGGCGTCGCCGAACTCGATGCCGCAGGACAGGTCGTGGGCCTGGAGGAGAAGCCGCGGGCGCCCAAGAGCGACCTCGCGCTCGTCGGCGTCTACCTCTTCACCCCCGCGATCCACGAGGCCGTCCGGGCGGTACGGCCCTCCTTCCGCGGCGAGCTGGAGATCACCCACGCCATCCAGCACCTCATCGACCAGGGCGCCGACGTCCGCTCCACCATCATCAAGGGCTACTGGAAGGACACCGGCAACGTCGTCGACATGCTGGAGGTCAACCGGACCGTCCTGGAGAGCCTCGACCGCCGGATCGACGGCCGCGTCGACGACGCCTCCGAGACCGTCGGCCGCGTGATCGTCGAGGCCGGCGCGACCGTCGTCAACTCCCGGCTGGTCGGCCCCGTCGTGATCGGCGCCGGCACCGAGGTCCGCGACTCCTACGTCGGCCCCTTCACCTCCGTCGCCGAGAACTGCCGCATCACCGACAGCGAGCTGGAGTTCTCCATCGTCCTGCGCGACTCCTCCATCGACGGCGTCGGCCGCATCGAGAACTCCCTCATCGGCCGCCACGTCGAGGTCACCCCGGCCCCCGGCGTCCCCAGCGCCCACTGCCTCGTCCTGGGCGACCACAGCAAGGTGCAGATCCACAGATGA
- the rfbB gene encoding dTDP-glucose 4,6-dehydratase, which yields MNLLVTGAAGFIGSAYVRGLLAAGGDVDVTVLDKLTYAGTLSNLPIGHPRLEFVQGDVCDADLVDKVVAGADQIVHFAAESHVDRSIDGAGTFVRTNVLGTQTLLDAALRHGAGPFVHVSTDEVYGSIETGSWSEDRPLAPNSPYSASKASSDLIALAYHRTHGLDVRVTRCSNNYGPHQFPEKVIPLFVTNLLDGGRVPLYGDGRNVRDWLHVEDHCQGVDLVRTKGRAGEVYNIGGGTELSNRELTGLLLDACGAGWDRVDHVADRKGHDLRYSVDWSKARTELGYRPRHDFTTGLADTVAWYRDHRDWWEPLKRGARP from the coding sequence ATGAACCTCCTCGTCACCGGGGCCGCCGGATTCATCGGGTCCGCCTATGTGCGCGGGCTGCTCGCCGCGGGCGGGGACGTCGATGTCACCGTGCTGGACAAGCTCACCTACGCGGGCACGCTCAGCAATCTGCCGATCGGCCATCCCCGGCTGGAGTTCGTGCAGGGCGACGTCTGCGACGCCGATCTCGTCGACAAGGTGGTCGCCGGGGCCGATCAGATCGTGCACTTCGCCGCCGAGTCCCATGTGGACCGCTCCATCGACGGCGCGGGCACGTTCGTGCGCACCAATGTGCTCGGCACCCAGACCCTGCTGGACGCCGCCCTGCGGCACGGTGCCGGGCCGTTCGTGCACGTGTCGACGGACGAGGTCTACGGCTCCATCGAGACGGGCTCCTGGTCCGAGGACCGTCCGCTCGCGCCCAACTCGCCGTACTCCGCGTCCAAGGCGTCCTCCGACCTCATCGCGCTCGCCTACCACCGCACCCACGGCCTGGACGTGCGCGTCACCCGTTGCTCCAACAACTACGGGCCCCACCAGTTCCCCGAGAAGGTGATCCCGCTCTTCGTGACCAACCTCCTCGACGGCGGGCGGGTCCCGCTCTACGGCGACGGCCGCAACGTCCGCGACTGGCTGCACGTCGAGGACCACTGCCAGGGCGTCGACCTCGTCCGCACCAAGGGCCGTGCCGGGGAGGTCTACAACATCGGCGGCGGCACCGAACTGAGCAACCGCGAGCTGACCGGCCTGCTCCTCGACGCCTGCGGGGCCGGCTGGGACCGGGTCGACCACGTCGCCGACCGCAAGGGCCACGACCTGCGCTACAGCGTCGACTGGAGCAAGGCCCGCACCGAACTCGGCTACCGGCCCCGCCACGACTTCACGACGGGCCTCGCCGACACCGTCGCCTGGTACCGGGACCACCGCGACTGGTGGGAACCCCTCAAACGGGGGGCGCGCCCATGA
- the rfbD gene encoding dTDP-4-dehydrorhamnose reductase yields MTRWLVTGAGGMLGRDTVAELARRGADVTGLGRADLDITHPESVAHAFAAHRPDLVVNCAAYTAVDDAETDEPRALAVNGEGPRLLARACAEHGARLLHVSTDYVFDGAARTAPYPEDHPPAPRSAYGRTKLAGERAVLTALPDASAVVRTAWLYGVHGTSFVRTMLDLEARRDTLDVVDDQRGQPTWSADVAARLADLGPHVGRGAHGVFHATAAGEATWYDLAREVFRGIGADPGRVRPTTSDAFRRPAPRPAYSVLAHGRWREAGLPPPRDWRTALLEALPLIREETRGEAA; encoded by the coding sequence ATGACCCGCTGGCTCGTCACCGGCGCCGGCGGCATGCTCGGCCGCGACACCGTCGCCGAACTGGCCCGCCGCGGCGCCGACGTGACCGGACTCGGCCGCGCCGACCTCGACATCACCCACCCCGAGTCCGTCGCGCACGCCTTCGCCGCGCACCGCCCCGACCTGGTGGTCAACTGCGCCGCCTACACGGCCGTCGACGACGCCGAGACCGACGAGCCGCGCGCCCTGGCCGTCAACGGCGAGGGCCCCCGGCTGCTGGCCCGCGCCTGCGCAGAGCACGGCGCCCGGCTGCTGCACGTCTCCACCGACTACGTCTTCGACGGCGCCGCCCGCACCGCCCCCTACCCCGAGGACCACCCGCCCGCACCCCGCTCCGCCTACGGCCGCACCAAACTCGCCGGCGAGCGGGCCGTCCTCACCGCACTCCCCGACGCCTCCGCCGTGGTGCGCACCGCCTGGCTCTACGGCGTCCACGGCACCAGCTTCGTGCGCACCATGCTCGACCTGGAGGCCCGCCGCGACACCCTCGACGTCGTCGACGACCAGCGCGGCCAGCCCACCTGGAGCGCCGACGTCGCCGCCCGCCTCGCCGACCTCGGCCCGCACGTCGGCCGTGGCGCGCACGGCGTCTTCCACGCCACCGCCGCCGGCGAGGCCACCTGGTACGACCTGGCCCGCGAGGTGTTCCGCGGCATCGGCGCCGACCCCGGGCGGGTCCGCCCCACCACCTCCGACGCCTTCCGGCGGCCCGCGCCCCGCCCGGCGTACAGCGTCCTCGCCCACGGCCGCTGGCGGGAGGCGGGCCTGCCGCCGCCCCGCGACTGGCGCACCGCCCTGCTCGAAGCACTGCCCCTCATCCGCGAGGAGACCCGAGGAGAAGCCGCGTGA
- a CDS encoding class I SAM-dependent methyltransferase — translation MKRHDFLRALHKATANRNYLEIGVNDGRSLRLSRVPSIAVDPAFKVTSELRCDVHLVKATSDDFFARADPLAHLRGGRHPWRNLRRGRHPLGHWRRTTLDLAFIDGMHLFEYALRDFVNVERHADWSSVIVLDDMLPRTVDEAARERHTTAWTGDVYKVGEILNRYRPDLVTVLVDTQPTGQLVVFGADPRNRVLSQKYDEIIAEYDVPDPQKVPESVLDRVRAVPPEVLLDAGLWRPLVRARNLGLPRSRGWEPLRAALERIAVGG, via the coding sequence GTGAAACGCCACGACTTCCTGCGCGCCCTGCACAAGGCCACCGCCAACCGCAACTACCTGGAGATCGGGGTCAACGACGGCCGCAGCCTGCGGCTGTCCCGGGTCCCCAGCATCGCCGTGGACCCCGCCTTCAAGGTGACCTCGGAGCTGCGCTGCGACGTCCACCTGGTCAAGGCGACCAGCGACGACTTCTTCGCCCGCGCCGACCCGCTCGCCCATCTCAGGGGCGGCCGCCACCCCTGGCGCAATCTGCGCCGCGGCCGCCATCCGCTCGGACACTGGCGGCGCACCACCCTCGACCTCGCCTTCATCGACGGCATGCACCTCTTCGAGTACGCGCTGCGCGACTTCGTCAACGTCGAGCGGCACGCCGACTGGTCGAGCGTGATCGTCCTGGACGACATGCTGCCGCGCACCGTCGACGAGGCGGCGCGCGAGCGGCACACCACCGCCTGGACCGGCGACGTCTACAAGGTCGGCGAGATCCTCAACCGCTACCGGCCCGACCTGGTCACCGTCCTGGTCGACACCCAGCCCACCGGCCAACTGGTGGTCTTCGGCGCCGATCCGCGCAACCGGGTGCTCTCCCAGAAGTACGACGAGATCATCGCCGAGTACGACGTGCCGGACCCGCAGAAGGTCCCCGAGTCCGTCCTGGACCGGGTCCGCGCGGTCCCGCCGGAGGTCCTGCTCGACGCCGGTCTGTGGCGCCCGCTGGTCCGCGCCCGCAACCTCGGTCTGCCCCGCTCCCGGGGCTGGGAGCCGCTGCGCGCCGCGCTGGAGCGGATCGCCGTCGGCGGCTGA
- a CDS encoding glycosyltransferase family 2 protein, translating into MPVKVSVIVPVYNPGRYIEDCIASLLGQSLPPDAYEVIFVDDGSTDATPARLDALAAEDPRVTVIHQENSGWSGKPRNVGIDAARGEYVMFVDNDDHLGPEALERMYDYGVANDADVVVGKMAGRGRGVPVELFRTDRPRATVENAPLIDSLTPHKMVRRAFLERTGLRFPEGRRRLEDHVFVTEAYLRASNVSVLGNYVCYYHVRRDDAANAGFQRFDPVGYFKNLREALDVVEKYTEPGPLRDKLFRRWLRVEMVERLRGRRFLNLPEDYRRELFDEIHAVVTERFGPGVAAPLQPTQRVVAALVADGRYDDTVAFAEWEAGVALTVEPESVRWQGGLLRIAFAAELTHDGRPMTFPSAGGSPPWPPHDVAEAVRWLGEDVVVRFGRARPDLLLRERASAAQYFQPGEVVRETVPVGDGSRVRLVLRGTAAVDPGAREVLPADGLWDAYVRVGIGGWTKELRLGPAPRHDVPAPPAGVVAGRVVLPYWTERHGSLALDVGRAGKRLGLGRLTPADVTVDGDRLGVDLPLYVPAPAEAVLRLTGPGAQDVPAVLTAGGRLEAVLPTAALTGRTWRASLCLAPGAREGEADRFHPLPFALRAGADRVRAVPAHRPGRVRRLVRRTRRALHRIVGRITARTG; encoded by the coding sequence ATGCCGGTCAAGGTCAGCGTCATCGTCCCGGTCTACAACCCCGGCCGCTACATCGAGGACTGCATCGCCTCGCTGCTCGGGCAGTCGCTGCCGCCCGACGCGTACGAGGTGATCTTCGTCGACGACGGTTCGACCGACGCCACCCCGGCCCGGCTCGACGCCCTCGCCGCCGAGGACCCCCGGGTGACGGTGATCCACCAGGAGAACTCCGGCTGGTCGGGCAAGCCGCGCAACGTCGGCATCGACGCCGCGCGCGGCGAGTACGTGATGTTCGTCGACAACGACGACCACCTCGGCCCCGAGGCCCTGGAGCGGATGTACGACTACGGCGTCGCGAACGACGCGGACGTGGTCGTGGGCAAGATGGCCGGCCGGGGCCGCGGCGTGCCGGTGGAGCTGTTCCGGACCGACCGGCCACGCGCCACCGTGGAGAACGCGCCGCTCATCGACAGCCTCACCCCGCACAAGATGGTCCGCCGCGCGTTCCTGGAACGCACCGGGCTCCGCTTCCCCGAGGGGCGGCGCCGCCTCGAGGACCATGTCTTCGTCACCGAGGCGTATCTGCGCGCGAGCAATGTCTCCGTGCTCGGCAACTACGTCTGCTACTACCACGTGCGGCGCGACGACGCCGCGAACGCCGGGTTCCAGCGCTTCGACCCGGTCGGCTACTTCAAGAACCTGCGCGAGGCCCTGGACGTCGTCGAGAAGTACACCGAGCCCGGCCCGCTGCGCGACAAGCTGTTCCGCCGCTGGCTGCGCGTGGAGATGGTGGAGCGGCTGCGCGGCCGGCGCTTCCTGAACCTGCCGGAGGACTACCGCAGGGAGCTGTTCGACGAGATCCACGCCGTGGTCACCGAGCGGTTCGGGCCGGGCGTGGCGGCCCCGCTCCAGCCCACCCAGCGGGTCGTCGCCGCCCTGGTCGCGGACGGCCGCTACGACGACACGGTGGCGTTCGCGGAGTGGGAGGCCGGGGTCGCGCTCACCGTCGAACCGGAGTCCGTGCGCTGGCAGGGCGGCCTGCTGCGGATCGCCTTCGCCGCCGAACTCACCCACGACGGCCGCCCGATGACCTTCCCCTCCGCCGGGGGCTCCCCGCCGTGGCCGCCGCACGACGTCGCCGAGGCGGTGCGCTGGCTCGGCGAGGACGTCGTGGTCCGGTTCGGCCGCGCCCGGCCGGACCTGCTGCTGCGCGAACGCGCCAGCGCCGCCCAGTACTTCCAGCCGGGAGAGGTGGTCCGGGAGACCGTCCCGGTGGGCGACGGCAGCCGGGTACGGCTGGTGCTGCGCGGTACGGCGGCCGTGGACCCCGGCGCCCGCGAGGTGCTGCCCGCCGACGGCCTGTGGGACGCCTACGTGCGGGTCGGCATCGGCGGCTGGACGAAGGAACTGCGGCTCGGCCCCGCCCCGCGTCACGACGTGCCCGCCCCGCCCGCCGGGGTGGTCGCGGGCCGGGTGGTGCTGCCGTACTGGACCGAGCGGCACGGCTCGCTCGCGCTGGACGTCGGCCGGGCGGGCAAGCGGCTCGGGCTGGGGCGGCTCACGCCCGCCGACGTCACGGTGGACGGCGACCGGCTGGGCGTGGACCTGCCGCTGTACGTGCCCGCCCCGGCGGAGGCGGTGCTGCGGCTGACCGGCCCCGGCGCCCAGGACGTACCGGCCGTGCTCACCGCGGGCGGCCGTCTGGAGGCCGTCCTGCCCACGGCCGCCCTCACCGGACGGACCTGGCGGGCGTCCCTGTGCCTCGCGCCGGGCGCCCGGGAGGGCGAGGCGGACCGCTTCCATCCGCTGCCGTTCGCGCTGCGGGCCGGCGCCGACCGGGTGCGCGCGGTGCCGGCGCACCGGCCCGGACGGGTGCGCCGGCTGGTCCGCCGGACGCGGCGCGCCCTGCACCGGATCGTCGGCAGGATCACCGCGCGGACGGGGTGA
- a CDS encoding metallophosphoesterase family protein, translated as MRLLLMSDTHLPRRARALPAPLLDEIPRADVVFHAGDWVDTATLDLLESRSRRLVAVYGNNDGPELRSRLPEVAYADLGGLRFAVVHETGPARGREARCAADFPGVDVLVFGHSHIPWDTTAPGGLRLLNPGSPTDRRHQPHCTYLTTTITNGRLTDVALHRLPRRG; from the coding sequence GTGCGACTGCTCCTCATGTCCGACACCCACCTCCCGCGCCGCGCCAGGGCGCTGCCCGCCCCGCTGCTCGACGAGATCCCCCGCGCGGACGTGGTGTTCCACGCCGGGGACTGGGTCGACACCGCCACCCTCGACCTGCTGGAGAGCCGCAGCCGCCGCCTGGTCGCCGTGTACGGCAACAACGACGGCCCCGAGCTGCGGTCCCGGCTGCCCGAGGTGGCGTACGCCGACCTCGGCGGCCTGCGCTTCGCGGTCGTCCACGAGACGGGTCCCGCCCGGGGCCGGGAGGCGCGCTGCGCGGCGGACTTTCCCGGGGTGGACGTCCTGGTCTTCGGCCACAGCCACATCCCCTGGGACACGACGGCCCCCGGCGGCCTCCGCCTCCTGAACCCGGGCTCCCCGACGGACCGCCGCCACCAGCCCCACTGCACGTACCTCACGACGACGATCACGAACGGCCGCCTGACGGATGTGGCCCTGCACCGGTTGCCGCGACGCGGTTGA
- a CDS encoding XdhC family protein — protein MREILPALSGWYAAGEPFGLATVVAVSRSAPREPGAAMAVGPDDAVVGSVSGGCVEGEVFELAREVVASGRARLETFGYSDADAFAVGLTCGGEITVLVRAVDPARDAVLGEVADAVAAHEPVIVATVTDGPAPRGATLAVRPDRTVGTLGTAGLDAAVTADARGGLALGATGLRHYGPRGQRREDSVTVFLHSFAPPPRMLVFGAIDYAAAVAGIGAFLGYRVTVCDARPVFATPRRFPDGVEVVVDWPHRYLRGTDTDARTVICVLTHDPKFDVPLLEEALRRPAAYIGAMGSRRTHEDRHRRLTEAGLTTPELSRLRSPIGLDLGARTPEEVAVSVAAEIIAQRWNGTGAPLSSTTGTIHGERPQN, from the coding sequence ATGCGCGAGATTCTTCCGGCGCTGTCCGGGTGGTACGCGGCCGGTGAGCCGTTCGGGCTCGCCACCGTGGTCGCCGTCAGCCGCAGCGCGCCGCGCGAGCCGGGGGCGGCGATGGCGGTGGGCCCGGACGACGCGGTGGTGGGCAGCGTGTCCGGCGGCTGCGTGGAGGGCGAGGTGTTCGAACTGGCCCGGGAGGTGGTGGCGAGCGGCCGGGCCCGCCTCGAGACCTTCGGCTACAGCGACGCGGACGCCTTCGCCGTCGGGCTGACCTGCGGCGGCGAGATCACCGTCCTGGTGCGGGCGGTCGACCCCGCGCGGGACGCCGTCCTCGGCGAGGTCGCCGACGCGGTGGCCGCGCACGAGCCGGTGATCGTGGCCACGGTGACCGACGGGCCCGCGCCGCGCGGCGCCACGCTCGCCGTCCGGCCGGACCGGACCGTCGGCACGCTCGGCACGGCGGGCCTGGACGCGGCGGTCACCGCCGACGCGCGCGGCGGACTCGCCCTCGGGGCGACCGGGCTGCGCCACTACGGGCCGCGCGGGCAGCGCCGCGAGGACTCCGTCACGGTCTTCCTGCACTCGTTCGCACCGCCGCCGCGGATGCTGGTGTTCGGGGCGATCGACTACGCGGCCGCCGTGGCCGGGATCGGCGCCTTCCTCGGCTACCGGGTCACGGTGTGCGACGCCCGCCCGGTCTTCGCGACGCCCCGGCGCTTCCCGGACGGCGTGGAGGTCGTCGTGGACTGGCCGCACCGCTATCTGCGCGGCACGGACACCGACGCCCGCACGGTGATCTGCGTCCTCACCCACGACCCGAAGTTCGACGTACCGCTGCTGGAGGAGGCGCTGCGCCGCCCGGCCGCGTACATCGGGGCGATGGGCAGCCGCCGCACCCACGAGGACCGGCACCGACGCCTGACCGAGGCCGGCCTCACCACCCCCGAACTGTCCCGCCTCCGCTCCCCGATCGGCCTCGACCTCGGCGCCCGCACCCCGGAGGAGGTGGCCGTATCCGTGGCCGCCGAGATCATCGCCCAGCGCTGGAACGGCACGGGGGCGCCCCTCTCCTCCACGACGGGCACGATCCACGGCGAACGACCGCAGAACTGA